A window of the Methanofastidiosum sp. genome harbors these coding sequences:
- a CDS encoding polysaccharide deacetylase family protein, with translation MKKFIIPIIFISLLILVGSSELFNKAEIKGTYVLFTVDTEYDFPPVLNTEKGLNEGIPILLSIFEEHDVKATFLVTGEVAENRPDLLKEIHQRGHEIGSHSYYHKSIKAQTNLEIKNQIILSTNAIVNATGVRPVSFRAPGHSANNDLMTLLQDEEYLVEASAEKINYYPYHPDENNWTLEGSMSILRVPVSHTPAYFYPPTTYNRSWIDCFNKVVSQQFDKDIKIVVIGLHPWELVQIEAPEEYQSYTRACGNYTTQNLTSLLDYLDKQNVNYVTLEELYYILAG, from the coding sequence ATGAAAAAGTTTATTATTCCAATTATTTTTATCTCACTGTTAATTTTGGTTGGCAGTTCTGAACTTTTCAATAAAGCTGAGATCAAAGGCACTTATGTTTTATTTACTGTAGATACAGAGTACGATTTTCCGCCTGTATTAAACACTGAAAAAGGCCTCAATGAAGGTATACCTATACTGCTATCAATATTTGAAGAACACGATGTAAAAGCTACGTTTCTTGTCACAGGTGAAGTGGCAGAGAATAGACCAGATCTGTTGAAGGAAATCCACCAAAGAGGGCATGAAATAGGCTCACACAGCTATTACCACAAATCTATCAAAGCGCAGACAAATCTTGAGATAAAAAATCAAATCATACTATCCACAAATGCAATTGTGAATGCTACTGGTGTACGTCCAGTTTCATTTAGAGCCCCGGGGCATAGTGCAAATAACGATTTAATGACTTTACTCCAAGACGAAGAGTATCTTGTGGAAGCATCTGCAGAAAAAATTAATTACTACCCGTATCACCCAGATGAAAATAATTGGACCTTAGAGGGAAGTATGAGTATTCTTAGAGTTCCAGTTTCCCATACTCCTGCATACTTCTACCCTCCAACTACGTACAACAGATCATGGATTGATTGTTTTAATAAGGTAGTAAGTCAACAATTTGATAAGGACATTAAGATTGTTGTTATAGGACTCCATCCTTGGGAGTTAGTTCAGATTGAAGCGCCAGAAGAATATCAGAGTTATACTAGGGCATGTGGAAATTATACAACTCAGAACTTGACTTCCCTTTTAGACTACCTTGATAAACAAAATGTTAATTATGTTACATTAGAAGAGCTTTATTATATCTTGGCTGGATAG
- the nikR gene encoding nickel-responsive transcriptional regulator NikR: MNGVLRFGVSIPPDLLDKFDKIIEAEGYDSRSEAIRDMIRGYIVKRQWISGEEDAVCTISLVYDHTKRGIAEKITDVEHHHIKEIVTTSHVHLDEENCLEVIIIKGNSEKIRDFARYLLSIKGIKHGDFIIVSTGKGIE, encoded by the coding sequence TCCTGACCTATTGGATAAATTCGACAAGATAATTGAGGCGGAAGGTTATGACAGCCGATCCGAGGCAATCAGGGATATGATACGAGGCTACATTGTAAAACGTCAGTGGATTTCAGGGGAAGAAGACGCCGTGTGTACAATTTCTTTGGTGTATGATCATACCAAAAGAGGGATTGCCGAAAAAATAACTGATGTGGAGCACCATCACATAAAGGAGATTGTAACAACTTCTCATGTGCACCTTGATGAAGAAAATTGCCTTGAAGTCATTATTATTAAGGGTAACAGCGAAAAGATAAGGGACTTTGCGAGATATCTTTTGTCCATTAAGGGCATAAAACACGGAGATTTTATTATTGTATCTACTGGAAAAGGCATTGAGTAG